The Sphingobacteriales bacterium genome has a segment encoding these proteins:
- a CDS encoding TonB-dependent receptor, whose product MLSWCSIKAQDAVVYGIVYDKNSNETLIGTTIATTVAGKMLATSADENGYYELKLPAGKTTLKVSMTGYKPALYDVRVDGGERKELNVYLEEESIAINEVVVSATKNEKPISEVTVSMDILKPNLIENTNATAIDQTLEKVPGVNIIDGQANIRGGSGYSYGAGSRVLLLVDDMPILTGDAGYTDWGYIPLENISQVEIIKGAASALYGSSALNGVINVRTRYATNKPITKFSIFNSVSQYPKEHDNIWWKYSGLPYLNDIPFLSNDTTVSDPDKRFPASAGFDFLHARKSGKWDFVVGTNVFTEDSWRREEMRRRLRLNGNIRYRFTDYMSAGLNFNAQASKSVSFFIWGGADNTVTPDEYYISWSSVKNHINVGRQFNLDPFFIYTMPEYNMRLKVLGRYYHRSSQNNTNQSTLSDIFYGETQLQKHWDTTWTVTAGLVGMYTWTDAELYTSDVNLMSSNVGAYAQADWKWKRWNVSLGTRYEMNAITGVNSENNPDSQAPKDKEAKPVVRIGANYHLAAATYLRASFGQGYRFPTIAEKFVETNIGQINIFSSPALNSETGYSAELGLKQGIQISEWKGIADASVFYTEYQDMMEFTFGVYDDGIGFRSLNIGDTRVTGFEVSLMGQGRVGNVPISLLLGYTHLNPQFKTFNDAVKQSTSNPDKNVLKYRFRHTAKADIEGSYKRWVMGGALRYYSFMEAIDIVFQNLIPGLNNYRKTYTKGDIVADIRLAYQLNEYSKVSVLVNNLFNHRYTLRPALIEAPRTFTIKYAYDF is encoded by the coding sequence TTGCTTAGTTGGTGTAGTATAAAAGCGCAAGATGCTGTGGTGTATGGTATTGTTTACGACAAAAACTCCAATGAAACGCTCATCGGTACTACTATTGCTACCACAGTTGCCGGAAAAATGTTGGCCACCTCTGCTGACGAAAACGGCTATTACGAACTCAAATTGCCGGCGGGCAAGACCACCTTGAAAGTGAGTATGACCGGTTACAAACCCGCTTTATACGACGTGCGCGTAGATGGCGGCGAGCGAAAGGAATTGAATGTGTATTTGGAAGAAGAAAGTATAGCCATCAATGAGGTGGTGGTGAGTGCTACCAAAAATGAAAAACCCATCAGCGAAGTAACCGTCAGTATGGATATTCTGAAGCCGAATCTGATAGAAAATACCAATGCCACGGCTATTGACCAGACTTTGGAAAAAGTACCCGGCGTGAATATTATAGACGGGCAGGCAAATATTCGTGGCGGCAGTGGCTATTCGTATGGGGCGGGCAGCCGCGTGTTGTTGTTGGTAGATGATATGCCTATTTTAACGGGCGATGCAGGCTATACCGATTGGGGTTATATTCCTTTGGAAAATATTTCACAGGTAGAAATTATCAAAGGGGCAGCTTCGGCATTGTACGGTTCTTCGGCTCTCAACGGCGTTATTAATGTACGCACCCGCTACGCCACCAATAAACCCATTACCAAATTTTCTATTTTCAACAGTGTTTCGCAGTATCCCAAAGAGCACGATAATATTTGGTGGAAATATAGCGGTTTGCCTTATCTGAACGATATTCCCTTCTTGTCCAACGACACTACCGTTTCCGACCCCGACAAGCGTTTTCCCGCCTCCGCCGGTTTTGATTTTCTGCACGCGCGCAAAAGTGGCAAATGGGATTTTGTAGTGGGCACGAATGTGTTTACGGAAGATAGCTGGAGACGTGAGGAAATGCGCCGCCGCCTCCGCCTCAACGGAAATATCCGCTACCGCTTTACCGATTATATGAGTGCGGGGCTTAATTTCAACGCCCAAGCCAGTAAAAGCGTGTCGTTCTTCATTTGGGGCGGTGCCGACAATACTGTCACTCCCGACGAATACTATATCTCGTGGTCGTCTGTCAAAAACCACATCAACGTAGGGCGGCAATTCAACTTAGACCCTTTCTTTATTTATACAATGCCCGAATACAATATGCGTCTGAAAGTATTGGGGCGTTATTATCACCGCAGTTCGCAAAACAACACCAACCAAAGCACCCTGAGCGATATTTTTTATGGCGAAACGCAACTGCAAAAACACTGGGATACTACTTGGACAGTGACGGCGGGTCTTGTGGGTATGTACACTTGGACAGATGCCGAGCTTTACACTTCTGACGTAAATCTGATGTCGTCAAATGTGGGAGCTTATGCACAAGCCGACTGGAAATGGAAACGCTGGAATGTGTCTTTGGGAACGCGCTACGAAATGAATGCCATAACAGGCGTAAACAGCGAAAATAATCCCGACTCTCAGGCACCCAAAGATAAAGAAGCCAAACCGGTGGTGCGGATAGGTGCAAATTATCATTTGGCTGCTGCTACCTATTTGCGTGCTTCTTTTGGTCAAGGGTATCGCTTCCCGACCATCGCCGAGAAGTTTGTAGAAACAAATATCGGACAAATCAATATTTTCTCCAGCCCTGCGCTTAACTCCGAAACCGGATACAGTGCCGAGTTGGGATTAAAACAAGGCATACAAATCAGTGAATGGAAAGGGATTGCAGATGCTTCTGTATTTTATACGGAGTATCAGGATATGATGGAATTTACTTTTGGAGTATATGATGACGGCATTGGCTTTCGCTCGCTTAATATAGGTGATACGCGCGTTACAGGTTTTGAAGTATCCTTGATGGGACAAGGCAGAGTCGGAAATGTGCCCATTTCTCTATTGTTGGGTTACACTCATCTTAATCCGCAATTTAAAACTTTCAATGATGCCGTAAAACAAAGCACATCTAACCCTGACAAAAATGTATTGAAATATCGTTTTCGCCATACAGCCAAAGCCGATATAGAAGGCAGCTACAAACGCTGGGTAATGGGCGGCGCACTGCGCTACTACAGTTTTATGGAAGCCATAGATATTGTATTCCAAAATCTCATTCCGGGATTAAATAATTATCGCAAAACCTACACCAAAGGCGACATCGTAGCCGATATACGTCTTGCTTATCAACTCAACGAATATTCAAAAGTATCTGTATTGGTGAATAATCTTTTCAATCATCGTTATACACTGCGCCCTGCTCTGATAGAAGCACCACGCACTTTTACCATCAAATACGCCTACGATTTTTAG
- a CDS encoding ribonuclease H-like YkuK family protein, giving the protein MELESVKSWRRLNGERILTPLKEAVKKTLEEEREKGNELKVCIGTDSQVYSHEIEFATVIVFLRKGKGGFMFISNDSVRQNMSLKERMLTEVARSIGVAYELCDLFDTYQVDMEIHADINTNPQFKSNEALSEAVGYILGMGFAFKAKPDAFASSSCANKVV; this is encoded by the coding sequence ATGGAATTAGAAAGTGTTAAATCGTGGAGGCGGCTGAACGGAGAAAGAATACTGACTCCCCTGAAAGAAGCCGTCAAGAAAACCTTGGAAGAAGAACGCGAAAAAGGCAACGAACTCAAAGTGTGTATCGGTACAGACTCGCAGGTGTATAGCCACGAAATAGAGTTTGCCACCGTTATTGTGTTTTTGCGCAAAGGCAAAGGCGGTTTTATGTTTATCAGCAACGACAGCGTGCGCCAGAACATGAGCCTCAAAGAACGTATGCTCACCGAAGTGGCGCGTTCTATTGGTGTGGCGTATGAGTTGTGCGATTTATTTGATACCTACCAGGTAGATATGGAAATCCACGCTGACATCAATACCAATCCGCAGTTCAAATCCAACGAAGCACTGAGCGAAGCGGTGGGTTATATTTTAGGAATGGGCTTTGCATTTAAAGCAAAACCCGATGCTTTCGCAAGCTCGTCCTGTGCCAATAAGGTGGTATAA